A region of the Mytilus galloprovincialis chromosome 1, xbMytGall1.hap1.1, whole genome shotgun sequence genome:
atcagttttggaaaaagggaaagggggatgtaaaaaaaaaatggggggggggggggggttaaatttttctcatttcagatttcataaataaaaagaaaatttcttcaaacatttttttgagaggattaatattcaacagcatagtgaattgctcaaaggcaaaaaaaaaaaaaatttaagttcattagaccacattcattctgtgtcagaaacctatgctgtgtcaactatttaattttagatttaaataagtttgaagaagaaatctttaattgatttgtaaaattttgacatttgttttgtgtaaaaaacccatataatgtcaaaaatttgatcacaatgaatccaaattcagagctgtatcacgcttgaattttttgtccatacttgccccaactgttcagggttcgacctctgcggtcgtataaagctgcaccctgtggagcacctggttttagAATGGAACAGGGGTGTTGTCAAATTTTTATACTGAACAGATGGGGGAGGCATCGATTTTTTTTGTACAAGATTTGAAAAGTTGTGGATGAGGTTTCATCATggtcatttctgtattctttaatttttcatgttatattttctataattataaattttgcctgttattctctattctttatattttaaaaacccCATTATTcgatattatttgtattttttagtaGAAGTGGGTAACACTTACTTCAGGTGTCGTACATTAATATCTcttttgtcaattattttttttttaatttttgccatGATTTGActggttttttgtcgagccttcgactttagtcgaaaaagcgagactaagcgatcctacattccgtcgtcgtcgtcgtcggcgtccacaaatattcactctgtggttaaagtttttgtaattttaataactttcttaaactatactgaatttctaccaaacttggacagaagcttgtttatgatcataagaaagtatccagaagtaaattttgtaaaaataaaattccatttttttcgtattttacttataaatggacttagtttttctgcgaggaaacattacattcactctgtggttaaagtttttaaaattttaataactttcataaactatccttgatttgtaccaaacttggacagaagcttgtttatgatcataagatagtatcaagaagaaaattttgtaaaaataaatttccacttttccgtattttacttataaatggacttagattttctgcgaggaaacattacattcactctgtggttaaagtttttaaaattttaataactttcataaactatccttgatttgtaccaaacttggacagaagcttgtttatgatcataagatagtatcaagaagaaaattttgtaaaaataaatttccacttttccctattttacttataaatggacttagtttttttgccagacacaaaacattcactctgtggtttaagtttttaaaatttttataatgttcttaaactatcctggatttctaccaaacttagacaaaagcttgtttctgatcataagatattattcagaagtaaattttgtaaaaaaaaaatttactttttccgtattttacttataaatggacttagtttttcttccagttaacattacatacagtctgcagttaaagtttataaaacatttattagattcataaactatcctggattttttaccaaacttggaagcttctttcaatcaaaagacagtatcgagagggaaatttttattgatgtttttcctcatttttgttcagtctgcgattaacagcaaaagtaggcgagacactgggttccgtggaacccttacgaattttttttatttcagtttgcTACAGTATATAAGGCTAAAGACCTTGAGACAGGAAATATTGTTGCTGTGAAAAAGGTCagttgtacatacatgtatcaacacatttaatacatatattaaaaaacatattaatggttctacattttttgtacttcGTAAAATATGAGACAAGATAATCAAATATGATATAAGATAATCAAAATGACTATAAAAATTGACTACAGTCTTGCATATGTCCGTCCTTTTTTTGAGAAGCCTTATTATCAATAGTAGATAatctaaaaaagaaataaagacaataacttactgataaaaataaaatattcctaTCATATAAATCAACCTCTATATTGTATTGATATATAATAAAATCTCCATTTAGATGTGTGaaacattaaattaaattatttttttatttcctaaaaGATAAAGCTCTGTGAAATACATTTCAGATAAAAGTTGGTACTAGAGAGGAAGCTGCAGATGGTATAAACAGGACAGCATTGAGAGAAATTAAACTTCTACAAGAACTTAAACATCACCATATTATAGGTGTAAGAAGTGAAACTTTCATATTAACCTCTAtggatatgtatatatatgtaatttttaaattacaaatcaTCCTGCATATGCATTCAACATTTATCATATTTAGCAAACAACAATCTACAATTGACTATATCTGTTCTTTTTGATTTTTAggaaatatgaattaaaaaaaaatatactgtatatgtaaatgagacaacaaccccttaacaacaaaaaaatctgaaaagaCAACTAGATTGTTTTGTAACAATGATCAACAATgaaatgttatttctttaaattaatacattgcTTTTTTTCTGGATGCTTTTCATAATTGTATTTTGTATTCATTTCAGTTACAAGATGTATTTGGACATAGATCAAACGTCAGTTTAGTGTTTGATTTCATGGATACTGATTTAGAGGTATGATGAATTAAGTTATATGTTTATGTgttcttatttgttttattaatacaaaatatagcaaaaaggCAACTGTTTCTACTCATATTTTATGAGAGCAGTTTGCAAGGATCTAGTAGATAAAAACAGACAAGACTAAACTTTAGTTAGTAGAATAACACGAAGGACTAAGGTAAGAAAGATGAAGTTAAACATAAAGATAaagtaaaaagatttttttttcattattgacaAAGTAGGACTTCATAGTAGCAAATATTTTGATTCAGAtcccaataaaaaaaatttgaaatctttATCACATTTTTCAGTTCCCCATTTGACAGATTTATAGCATAATTACTATTTTAATTAGTATCtttttaaaaagtgaaaaaatgtttttactgaGCTTTCCACAACTTAGACCTAGGTAGTATGGCTGCACAAACTATTAGTTTAAAGCGTTCTATATGGTAAAGGACCTGAAAGCTGCATACCTTGTAAGCAGAATCCTAATTATCTCATTTTttctttacctcattttcatggttcagtgactgattggtagaaaaaaatgacatgaGAAATATTCACTTAATAGTACATACTACTGactatttgtttgtatatttgatcatatttcatgcacaaatggaaaaaataaagatatatctACTTTTGAATGGTCCAACagtttatattataatatatatgaatataatccATAAACCCATATTAAAATACTCTACAAGATAACAAAAGTACACTCTTGTTTAGTGCAgggaaaaacatgttttttattctgTTGACCATTACTCAGTGAAATTAGGTAAATACTtgctatacatatatttatttattgattttacaTGATAAATTCCAGATAATAATCAAAGACAATACAATTGTACTTACACCTGGTCATATCAAATCCTACATATTACAGACTTTAAAAGGTTTAGAATACCTTCATCATCACTGGATTCTACACAGAGTAAGATATTGCATATACTAAATGAGGAATATTGTATTGATTTGTCTTTCTTTCTCATCTATATAGAGTGTTTTATTTTGGCAGAATAAAGtttggtatgattgacaatgtgTTTGAAGACACTATATACTTATAGCCATACACATATAAACTTAGGGCAGCAATATAATTTATAGTTTTACTCTTTCAACAAATATTTTCACCCATTATCATGgttaatgattatttttatgaGAAAAATAAAAGTGACAGGACATGATTTTGCCTGTTGATTTTGGTCTGGGCCTTGGTGCTGGGGTAAATATAGTAGAAGAACCCCTGCATGGATTGTAGATACTTCAAATGTTTTCACACATACAAGAGAAAATGTGCAAATCAAATTTAATActgtaaataaatttattttcgcagatacttttttttttagtatctAGCCCAATTTGTGGCAACTTAATTTCACAATTTTCGAATTAACTTGATGTAATTGGTCAAGAAAAGATCCAAGTTATTAAATTTTCCTAACAAATTTTTTATTCCCAGAATTTTTTTTCTTACGAAAATAAATGGCTTGCAAAATTAGTTGGTTTATagaaaaaactgcaaaattagttggtttatagaaaaaactgcaaaattagtTGGTTTATAGAAAAAACTATCTGCTATCTGTTTTTCAGGACTTGAAACCCAATAATTTATTGATCAATGATCAGGGCTTACTAAAGTTGGGAGATTTTGGTTTGGCTAAATTTTTTGGATCACCATCaagaatatatacaaatcaaGTTGTTACTAGGTAAGTTTAAAGATTAAGCTACCAGTAAATTTACCGATTCTTAGTGTGTATACTGATcaagaaattaaataaattggATTGTTTAACTGCAAGTAATTATACTAAGTCCTAGTGGATGTACACTGAGTGATTGAATCCTGTTTTAGTCATTATGATCAATGAATAGAGATGATCAACAGAGTTAAAATCAatattataatgtaaaaaaacaCAACTGAAGATAATAATATACAGGAACGATAGACAAAAGTACTGCATTCCtctgatatttatatttatattacacattacaatttctttttttaactttttttttttgccaatgtttaagttaagtttttttctgtttaggTGGTATAGATGTCCAGAACTTTTGTTTGGAGCAAGGCAATATGGAACTGGTGTAGACATGTGGGCAGTTGGATGTATACTGGCAGAGCTTTTACTTAGGGTTTGTTCTTTCTTGATATAGATAAGTGAGTAAGTAGGATATTGACTGACAGATATTTTACCAAGGGTTTGTTTATACTTAATATTGAGTCTTTGGTATTTGGATGTTTTCTGTAAAAACTTTTACTTTAATATGGATTTGTATTATAGACACATTGTGCTGTATTTTTTAGAGAACTTTTACTTTGTGTATTCCCAATAAaatatgagttatctcccattaggTCATTTGAAGGTATTGTGTATTAATATCACGACACAAAACCCATACACAACATTTGACAAAACTCAAAGCAAAAAAGTAGTACTTTTATTTCGGTTTTTAATCTTAATTTCACAGTGAGGCTTTCAGTGCAGAGAAAAAGCTCACACTTTACTGCAAAAATACAGGTACCAAGCAGTATATAAATACAGGTACTGAGCAGTATATAAATACAGAATGTAAACCATGTCTGATAAATACTCTTGTAGTTTTTCCATTAATCTCATTTTAATACATGCATtcacaaacaataaaaacatttagACAATCATGGAGCATATCAAGATAAAACTGATTTACAGGTAGTCctttattgattttgaaatttagtTAAGATTTAGGTTTTTGACTCACCTGCAACAAAAGTCGTGGAAGGTGAGACATACAGATTGCTTTTCCGGCAACAGCAAGTTTTCTGCTTACTTAGGTTGCAAGAAACTACTTGTAATGgatcatttatattttgtatgaagttgCATTAGTATTTGTACATATCTGTTTGACAACTATTTGGAGGACTTGCCCCCTAGGTCATTGTCTAG
Encoded here:
- the LOC143051349 gene encoding cyclin-dependent kinase 7-like isoform X2, which produces MGIDEKLKRYEKLDFLGEGQFATVYKAKDLETGNIVAVKKIKVGTREEAADGINRTALREIKLLQELKHHHIIGLQDVFGHRSNVSLVFDFMDTDLEDLKPNNLLINDQGLLKLGDFGLAKFFGSPSRIYTNQVVTRWYRCPELLFGARQYGTGVDMWAVGCILAELLLRVPFLPGDSDLDQLSRIFQMLGTPSEETWASMKDLPDFVKFKVFPGYDLKDVFIAGTEDLLCIMKKLLAMDPLQRCSATESLKMDYFSNKPPPTPGHLLPKAGKPPEQKPNLKRKFTGQDSVGLVKRLQF
- the LOC143051349 gene encoding cyclin-dependent kinase 7-like isoform X1; this encodes MGIDEKLKRYEKLDFLGEGQFATVYKAKDLETGNIVAVKKIKVGTREEAADGINRTALREIKLLQELKHHHIIGLQDVFGHRSNVSLVFDFMDTDLEIIIKDNTIVLTPGHIKSYILQTLKGLEYLHHHWILHRDLKPNNLLINDQGLLKLGDFGLAKFFGSPSRIYTNQVVTRWYRCPELLFGARQYGTGVDMWAVGCILAELLLRVPFLPGDSDLDQLSRIFQMLGTPSEETWASMKDLPDFVKFKVFPGYDLKDVFIAGTEDLLCIMKKLLAMDPLQRCSATESLKMDYFSNKPPPTPGHLLPKAGKPPEQKPNLKRKFTGQDSVGLVKRLQF